The Magnolia sinica isolate HGM2019 chromosome 9, MsV1, whole genome shotgun sequence sequence CCTCCTCGGACATTAACCAAATTTCCGATATCTCCCAGCGCCTTCCTGTTATTCCCTTCACCTGCAACAGGCTTCTGCTTTACGCCCAGAGCAGCTAGTCCACCTCTTGGTTGTTGAGGAACTATTGGCCTTGATGCCATCTCTTCTCCTTCCTGATTCTGCCGAAACACGATGGCACCAAGGCTCGAGATCACCGACGATAGAAAGACCTGGAAGCGGCCGTTCTGCGTCTCCACTTCGGTATTTGAATTCGCCACCGCGATCAAAGATCAACGGATGAGATTGGAATGGAAAGAGATCCTCCTTCAATCCTCTTTTCTtattctcttctcctctctctgcCTCAGATTTTCTTTCTGCTctctgttttctttgttttttaaccatgccccatttgattttaaaataaattttaaacacACACAACAATGATCCAAGCATTTTGCTCCATCATACGTATTCCTTCCAGATAAACGACCTAAAATCTTATCACAACCAATTCCCAAACTCTCCAGTCTCTTAAATttacatttaaaatatttaaagatcTTTTTAATACAGGAAGCCTCGTTATTCCTGTGGATCCTGCCACTCACTAACTACTCTTCCAAACAAAGAACCCGAACAAGAAGaaaaatacaagagagagagagagagaggagatgatcTCACATAGCACCTACGGTTGGGAACTGACCTGGATCTTCAATGGAAGGAGCTGCCACATTATTCATCACATCGCCTCCAGAAAATCCAGAAAATTCTGAGAAGCAGCTTGCATTGGAGCTAGGGCTTTCTTCGGTGCTGCTTTCTACTGACAGATCGTCATTATCGTCATCTCCCAACAGATCGAAAGGGTTCGCAGTCGCCATTTCCTCGGCTGATTGAAAGAAAACCCTAATGCGCAGAGATATAGCAGCAACTGAGAAAACCCTAGCTTTTTCCCACATATTGGTCCATCGATGCAAGATCTACGTCCAGAACGAGCTCTCTTTTCCTCCCTTTCACCTTTTCTTAAGGTGAGAAGATAAAAGAGATCTGGAAACCTTTGCCGCAACTaaagagagtgagaaatgagGGACAAGACGTGCAGTCAATCTTAAGGTGAGAAGATTGgagatttgaagagagagagagagagggagatatatatatatatacatgcaagaCGAGAGATTAAAGAAAAGGGGAAAGCAAAAGAAAGGGGAAAGCAAAAGAGCCGCACGTGGAAAGAGAGTACGGTCGTTGCACTCAGAAACGGTTTAGAACCGTGTACAATTAGAAACGGCTTAATACCGTTTCTGAACTAAAGAACTAGCTGTACCTAATaaacaattttggtgtagtgtgggTTGAGCACCTACTAGGGTCGAttcacataagcatcatcacagtGGAGCCACCCCACATGGTCAACCCTAGCTCCCATGGCCAAAGAAATCTCAAGCAATACAATTGCGTGATATCTTTTTTCCTTAATTAGATATACCTGGGGGTATCAATGAGCTCAGGCCAAGCTCTACTAAAGCCCATCCCTCATTATTTAATGTAAACCTGAACCTAGCCTAGCCTAGCTTGTGACAAGCCAAATAATCTAGCCTAAACTCTTTTATTTTTTGCCAGCCTGAGCTCGTCACCTGAGAAATCAGGGGTGGGCATTAGTCTTACAACGGTTTATGCTAAAATATTAGAAAAGAGAATGTCTCAAGTCTAACTTGTTGGACCACAATTTAAGGTCATCCGAGTGGACAACTTACTACCTGTTAAATTTACTACCAGTGTTAGTGCTTGTGAAATCCAATCCTCCTGATAGCTTGGCcctaccatgaggatcacctaatgTGAGCATCATTCTATCTACTCATCAAGTGACCCAcacaattgaaaacaatgtatagccattgataaataacaaaataaaagtgtagccacttgatgagtggagagGGATGAGTTTCATGTAAAAATTGCTCACCATTGGTTCAACATTCAAAAGGGAATTTTACTGACCCAACATTCACTTTGAGCGCAGCTTGGCTGCAACTCTAGAACCAGCTATGCGGGTGGACTGTAAGGCCCACttcatgtatgcattgtatatccatgttgtccatcatttttgccaacttattttagggcatggtcctaaaaatgaagttaAAAATAAAGTAGTTACAAATATCAAATGGACTACatcggaa is a genomic window containing:
- the LOC131254781 gene encoding uncharacterized protein LOC131254781; this translates as MWEKARVFSVAAISLRIRVFFQSAEEMATANPFDLLGDDDNDDLSVESSTEESPSSNASCFSEFSGFSGGDVMNNVAAPSIEDPAIISLKQAVEGLDNLDQSAEILIRFLCAVPGWGEKNVQVQQQVVEIITHIASTVQKFPKRCVVLCILGGY